From Eretmochelys imbricata isolate rEreImb1 chromosome 17, rEreImb1.hap1, whole genome shotgun sequence, a single genomic window includes:
- the SARM1 gene encoding NAD(+) hydrolase SARM1 — protein sequence MVLTLLVSIYKLCRFFAMSSSERLSVPEYMSHACLWSGVGAAHNHREVSPGVSMDVQVALDRILPDLHLAISSLKQATDPQDLRKGIAEIFQLVEEAWVMPTLGRDVAKALCDVIRLEGGLDLLLNLLQATELETKCQASKLLEQILVAENRDRIARIGLGVILNLTKERDSPQVACSLSGILEHMFKHTEETCFQLISDGGLDTILYWCRWTDPVVLRHCAMALANCAMYGGQANQRLMIEKNTAEWLFPLVFSKDDELIRLHACLAITVLATNKEIEKEVERSGTLALVEPFIASLDPEQFACDLLDSSDNSQGRTAKDLQHLVPLLDSSRLEAQCIALFYLCIEAAIKARQKKTKIFSEIGAAQSLKRIVCYSTNTTASSLAKKALRMMGEEVPRRILPTVSSWKPIEVQTWLQQTGFNKYCQSFLEHEVDGDLLLRLTETDLREDLGMASSIIRKRFFRELTELKTYANYSTCDRSNLADWLGSIDPKFRQYTYNLVTCGIDRNFLHRVTEEQLQEDCCIDVGFHRVRILSAAREMLHSPLPCSGCKSTSEGPDVFISYRRSTGSQLASLLKVHLQLHGFSVFIDVEKLEAGKFEDKLIQSVMSARNFVLVLSPNTLDKCMGDPDRKDWVHKEIVTALSCGKNIIPVADHFEWPDPQDLPEDMRAVLKFNGIKWSHEYQEATIEKIIRFLQGRSSRDSSAGSENSLECAAPLGQTYSQAAPPHIL from the exons ATGGTTCTCACCCTGCTCGTCTCCATCTATAAACTGTGCCGGTTTTTTGCCATGTCCAGTTCGGAGAGGCTGTCGGTGCCTGAGTACATGAGCCATGCATGCTTGTGGTCAGGGGTGGGAGCTGCCCACAACCATCGAGAAGTGTCCCCTGGCGTGAGCATGGATGTCCAGGTGGCTCTGGATCGGATCCTCCCTGACCTGCACCTGGCCATTTCCTCCCTGAAGCAGGCAACTGACCCCCAGGATCTCAGGAAGGGGATTGCAGAGATCTTCCAGCTGGTGGAGGAAGCCTGGGTGATGCCCACCCTGGGGAGAGATGTGGCCAAAGCTCTGTGTGATGTGATTCGCCTGGAGGGGGGCCTGGACCTGCTGCTGAACCTGCTCCAGGCAACAGAGCTGGAAACCAAGTGCCAGGCAAGCAAACTCCTGGAGCAGATCCTGGTGGCAGAAAACAG GGACCGGATTGCCCGGATCGGGCTGGGGGTGATCCTGAATCTGACCAAAGAGCGAGACAGCCCCCAGGTTGCATGCAGCCTCTCGGGGATCCTGGAGCACATGTTCAAACACACTGAGGAGACCTGTTTCCAGCTCATTTCTGATGGGGGCCTGGACACCATCCTGTACTGGTGCCGCTGGACCGACCCCGTTGTGTTGCGCCACTGTGCTATGGCCCTGGCCAACTGTGCCATGTACGGCGGGCAAGCCAACCAGCGGCTGATGATCGAGAAGAACACAGCAGAGTGGCTCTTCCCACTGGTGTTTTCCAAAGACGATGAGCTGATCCGCCTGCACGCATGCCTGGCCATCACAGTGCTGGCCACCAACAAAGAGATCGAGAAAGAGGTGGAGCGGTCGGGGACCCTGGCGCTGGTGGAGCCCTTCATCGCCTCTCTGGACCCGGAGCAGTTTGCATGCGACTTGCTGGACAGCAGTGACAACAGTCAAGGAAGGACAGCGAAGGACCTGCAGCACCTGGTGCCCTTGCTGGACAGCTCGCGGCTGGAGGCGCAGTGCATCGCTCTCTTCTACCTGTGCATAGAGGCGGCCATCAAAGCCAGGCAGAAGAAAACCAAG ATTTTCAGTGAAATAGGGGCTGCCCAGAGCCTGAAGAGGATAGTGTGTTACTCCACCAACACCACGGCCTCATCGCTGGCCAAGAAGGCTCTGCGCATGATGGGCGAGGAGGTGCCTCGACGGATCCTGCCCACCGTCTCCAGCTGGAAACCCATCGAGGTGCAGACGTGGCTGCAACAGACTGGATTCAACAAATACTGCCAGAGCTTCCTG GAGCATGAGGTGGATGGGGACTTGCTGCTGCGACTGACGGAGACAGATCTGCGGGAAGATCTGGGGATGGCCTCTAGCATCATCCGGAAGAG GTTTTTCCGGGAGCTGACAGAGCTGAAGACATATGCAAATTACTCCACCTGCGATCGCAGTAACCTGGCTGACTGGCTGGGCAGCATTGACCCCAAGTTCCGCCAGTACACGTACAACCTGGTGACCTGTGGCATCGACCGCAACTTCCTGCACCGTGTGacggaggagcagctgcaggaggactGCTGCATCGATGTGGGCTTCCACCGCGTGCGCATTCTCTCTGCCGCCAGGG AAATGCTTCACTCTCCCCTGCCGTGCAGTGGCTGCAAATCCACCTCCGAGGGGCCCGACGTGTTTATCAGCTACCGACGGAGCACTGGCTCCCAGCTGGCCAG CCTGCTGAAGGTCCATCTGCAGCTGCATGGGTTCAGTGTGTTCATAGATGTGGAGAAGCTGGAGGCGGGGAAGTTTGAGGACAAGCTGATCCAGAGTGTGATGAGCGCTCGCAACTTCGTGCTGGTTCTCTCTCCAAACACGCTGGATAAGTGCATGGGGGACCCTGACCGCAAGGACTGGGTGCACAAG GAGATCGTGACGGCCCTGAGCTGCGGGAAGAACATCATCCCAGTGGCTGACCATTTTGAGTGGCCTGATCCACAGGATCTTCCTGAGGACATGAGGGCTGTCCTGAAATTTAACGGCATCAA ATGGTCCCATGAGTACCAGGAGGCCACAATTGAGAAGATTATCCGCTTCCTCCAGGGCCGCTCATCCCGAGATTCTTCAGCTGGCTCAGAGAACAGCCTGGAGTGTGCAGCCCCTCTCGGGCAGACCTACAGCCAGGCAGCACCGCCCCATATCCTCTAG
- the SLC46A1 gene encoding proton-coupled folate transporter isoform X2, which translates to MEGVPRSAPASRGGSGRRACGAWGGGVWQPRPRPSAVRSGRGLPPLRLLPLRAARRAPPAPAMADSPGPAGGGRPRWPRAAPAVEPVLFLGTVALALQAPLGTQYLWDRLGAELGYNGSAASGAPGCGNASGAGDPRQQEVETLASHWNLYINLAGFFVGLFSVTLFGPWSDSVGRRPTLILPAVGMALQAAIYLLVMYLRLHVGYFLLGRILCGLMGDYNLILASCFAYVADISDQRSRTFRVAILEACLGMAGMLASIIGGQWRKAQGYINPFWLVFAVSLATALYAALCLQESVKERKPAKLFTLSHYVSVYRLYVAPGYQRSRQKLALYSLTFFLIVTIHFGARDIFVLYELSSPLCWGSDLIGYGSAASYLTYLSSLAGLRALQLCLEDTWVAELGLLSNISGLVVISLASTTPLMFTGYGILFLSMAATPVIRAKLSKLVDEKDQGG; encoded by the exons ATGGAGGGCGTCCCACGCTCTGCGCCGGCCAGCAGAGGCGGCTCCGGCCGCCGGGCATGCGGGGCCTGGGGGGGAGGCGTCTGGCAGCCGCGGCCCCGGCCCTCTGCCGTCCGCTCCGGGCGGGGCCTGCCTCCCCTCCGCCTCCTGCCTCTGCGGGCGGCGCGCCGCGCTCCGCCGGCCCCCGCCATGGCCGACAGCCCGGGCCCCGCTGGCGGCGGGCGGCCGCGCTGGCCCCGGGCCGCCCCCGCGGTGGAGCCGGTTCTCTTTCTGGGCACCGTGGCGCTGGCCCTGCAGGCCCCGCTCGGCACCCAGTACCTGTGGGACCGGCTCGGGGCCGAGCTCGGCTACAACGGCTCCGCGGCCAGCGGCGCGCCCGGCTGCGGCAACGCGAGCGGCGCGGGGGACCCCCGGCAGCAG GAAGTGGAGACCTTGGCCTCCCATTGGAACCTCTACATCAACCTGGCAGGCTTCTTTGTGGGTCTCTTCTCCGTGACTCTCTTTGGACCATGGAGTGACAGCGTGGGTCGGCGTCCCACACTCATCCTGCCTGCTGTGGGCATGGCCTTGCAGGCTGCCATCTATCTCCTTGTCATGTACTTGAGGCTGCATGTTGGCTACTTCCTGCTTGGGCGCATTCTCTGTGGCCTTATGGGGGACTACAACCTGATCCTGGCCAGCTGCTTTGCCTACGTGGCGGACATCAGTGACCAGCGTTCCCGTACGTTCCGTGTAGCCATCCTGGAGGCGTGCCTTGGCATGGCAGGCATGCTGGCCAGCATCATTGGAGGGCAGTGGCGCAAAGCTCAGGGCTACATCAATCCCTTCTGGCTCGTGTTTGCTGTCAGTCTTGCCACTGCCCTCTATGCTGCTCTTTGTCTCCAGGAATCGGTGAAGGAGAGGAAACCAGCCAAGCTGTTCACCCTCAGTCACTACGTGTCTGTGTACAGGCTGTATGTAGCCCCAGGGTACCAGAGATCCAGGCAGAAGCTCGCTCTCTACTCTCTGACTTTCTTTCTCATTGTCACCATCCACTTTGGAGCCAGGGACATCTTTGTCCTATATGAACTCAGCTCCCCTCTCTGCTGGGGCTCTGATCTGATTGGCTATGGCTCAGCGGCGAGTTACCTGACTTACCTGAGCAGCCTGGCAGGGCTGCgggcactgcagctgtgccttgAAGACACCTGGGTAGCAGAGTTAGGATTGCTCTCCAACATCTCGGGCCTGGTTGTGATTTCACTTGCTTCCACGACACCACTGATGTTCACAG GTTATGGAATCCTGTTTCTTTCAATGGCAGCCACTCCAGTGATCCGGGCAAAGCTGTCCAAACTAGTGGATGAGAAAGATCAGG GTGGATAG
- the SLC46A1 gene encoding proton-coupled folate transporter isoform X1, which translates to MEGVPRSAPASRGGSGRRACGAWGGGVWQPRPRPSAVRSGRGLPPLRLLPLRAARRAPPAPAMADSPGPAGGGRPRWPRAAPAVEPVLFLGTVALALQAPLGTQYLWDRLGAELGYNGSAASGAPGCGNASGAGDPRQQEVETLASHWNLYINLAGFFVGLFSVTLFGPWSDSVGRRPTLILPAVGMALQAAIYLLVMYLRLHVGYFLLGRILCGLMGDYNLILASCFAYVADISDQRSRTFRVAILEACLGMAGMLASIIGGQWRKAQGYINPFWLVFAVSLATALYAALCLQESVKERKPAKLFTLSHYVSVYRLYVAPGYQRSRQKLALYSLTFFLIVTIHFGARDIFVLYELSSPLCWGSDLIGYGSAASYLTYLSSLAGLRALQLCLEDTWVAELGLLSNISGLVVISLASTTPLMFTGYGILFLSMAATPVIRAKLSKLVDEKDQGALFASVACVEGLCSLVATGVFNSLYPASLHFMKGFPFLFGAIILLVPAVLVGWIEISDTTPEYGHFMDAS; encoded by the exons ATGGAGGGCGTCCCACGCTCTGCGCCGGCCAGCAGAGGCGGCTCCGGCCGCCGGGCATGCGGGGCCTGGGGGGGAGGCGTCTGGCAGCCGCGGCCCCGGCCCTCTGCCGTCCGCTCCGGGCGGGGCCTGCCTCCCCTCCGCCTCCTGCCTCTGCGGGCGGCGCGCCGCGCTCCGCCGGCCCCCGCCATGGCCGACAGCCCGGGCCCCGCTGGCGGCGGGCGGCCGCGCTGGCCCCGGGCCGCCCCCGCGGTGGAGCCGGTTCTCTTTCTGGGCACCGTGGCGCTGGCCCTGCAGGCCCCGCTCGGCACCCAGTACCTGTGGGACCGGCTCGGGGCCGAGCTCGGCTACAACGGCTCCGCGGCCAGCGGCGCGCCCGGCTGCGGCAACGCGAGCGGCGCGGGGGACCCCCGGCAGCAG GAAGTGGAGACCTTGGCCTCCCATTGGAACCTCTACATCAACCTGGCAGGCTTCTTTGTGGGTCTCTTCTCCGTGACTCTCTTTGGACCATGGAGTGACAGCGTGGGTCGGCGTCCCACACTCATCCTGCCTGCTGTGGGCATGGCCTTGCAGGCTGCCATCTATCTCCTTGTCATGTACTTGAGGCTGCATGTTGGCTACTTCCTGCTTGGGCGCATTCTCTGTGGCCTTATGGGGGACTACAACCTGATCCTGGCCAGCTGCTTTGCCTACGTGGCGGACATCAGTGACCAGCGTTCCCGTACGTTCCGTGTAGCCATCCTGGAGGCGTGCCTTGGCATGGCAGGCATGCTGGCCAGCATCATTGGAGGGCAGTGGCGCAAAGCTCAGGGCTACATCAATCCCTTCTGGCTCGTGTTTGCTGTCAGTCTTGCCACTGCCCTCTATGCTGCTCTTTGTCTCCAGGAATCGGTGAAGGAGAGGAAACCAGCCAAGCTGTTCACCCTCAGTCACTACGTGTCTGTGTACAGGCTGTATGTAGCCCCAGGGTACCAGAGATCCAGGCAGAAGCTCGCTCTCTACTCTCTGACTTTCTTTCTCATTGTCACCATCCACTTTGGAGCCAGGGACATCTTTGTCCTATATGAACTCAGCTCCCCTCTCTGCTGGGGCTCTGATCTGATTGGCTATGGCTCAGCGGCGAGTTACCTGACTTACCTGAGCAGCCTGGCAGGGCTGCgggcactgcagctgtgccttgAAGACACCTGGGTAGCAGAGTTAGGATTGCTCTCCAACATCTCGGGCCTGGTTGTGATTTCACTTGCTTCCACGACACCACTGATGTTCACAG GTTATGGAATCCTGTTTCTTTCAATGGCAGCCACTCCAGTGATCCGGGCAAAGCTGTCCAAACTAGTGGATGAGAAAGATCAGG GTGCTCTTTTTGCCTCTGTTGCCTGCGTGGAAGGTCTCTGCTCACTTGTGGCCACAGGAGTGTTCAACTCTCTCTACCCTGCAAGCCTGCACTTCATGAAGGGATTCCCCTTTCTCTTTGGGGCAATAATTCTGCTTGTTCCAGCTGTTCTTGTTGG GTGGATAGAAATCTCGGACACGACACCCGAATATGGTCACTTTATGGATGCTTCCTGA
- the VTN gene encoding vitronectin: MRLLVPALMLGLLCGASAVEESCVGHCEDGFNAQRKCQCDALCVYYGSCCSDYASTCKLKVTRGDMFAFPEDDYMDYSTSATLGETAEALDTGTDAPTTSPDPVAAAAADSVTVPGSGAPLLVPTGLEELEQVQQQEEEEEEEELCSGKPFDAFTDLKNGSLYAFRGKYVYELDEKSVRPGYPKLIRDVWGIEGPIDAAFTRINCQGKTYIFQGSQYWRFDDGALDPDYPRNISDGFQDIPDDIDAAFALPAHSYHGQERVYFFKDKHYWAYDFAKQPSRQDCEVSSPSLVFDHYTLMQDDSWEDFFQLLFGGSMRSGASGPRYISRDWRGVPSHLDAAMAGRIYVSSRASSWARRRKSRRHRKRYKSRRPAAHTVWDWLQDESDSLDMDLDWLPGGSRCQPIQSVYFFVADKYYRLNLRSKRVDFVRPRYPRPIAQYWLGCP; the protein is encoded by the exons ATGAGGCTGCTggtcccagctctgatgctgggTTTGCTCTGCGGGGCTTCTGCAGTTGAAG AGTCTTGTGTGGGCCACTGCGAGGATGGTTTCAATGCCCAGAGGAAGTGCCAGTGTGACGCCCTCTGCGTGTACTACGGGAGCTGCTGCAGTGACTACGCCAGCACCTGCAAGCTGAAAG TGACCCGCGGGGACATGTTTGCGTTCCCTGAGGACGACTACATGGACTACAGCACCAGCGCTACCCTGGGTGAAACCGCAGAGGCCCTCGACACAGGGACTGACGCCCCAACCACATCTCCAGACCCAGTCGCTGCTGCCGCTGCGGATTCGGTCACGGTGCCAGGCagtggtgcccccctgctggtGCCCACTGGGCTGGAAGAGCTGGAGcaggtgcagcagcaggaggaggaggaggaggaggaggagctgtgcAGCGGGAAGCCCTTTGATGCGTTCACGGACCTGAAGAACGGTTCTCTCTACGCGTTCCGAG GGAAATACGTCTACGAACTGGACGAGAAAAGCGTGAGGCCCGGCTACCCCAAGCTCATCCGCGATGTCTGGGGCATCGAGGGGCCCATCGATGCCGCCTTCACACGCATTAACTGTCAGGGCAAGACCTACATTTTCCAG GGCAGTCAGTATTGGCGCTTCGATGATGGTGCCCTGGACCCCGACTACCCCCGCAATATCTCCGACGGCTTCCAGGACATCCCTGATGACATCGACGCAGCCTTCGCCCTCCCTGCGCACAGCTACCATGGCCAGGAGAGGGTCTATTTCTTTAAAG ACAAGCATTACTGGGCATATGACTTTGCCAAACAGCCCAGCCGGCAGGACTGCGAGGTGTCCTCCCCATCACTGGTGTTCGACCACTACACACTCATGCAGGACGACAGCTGGGAGGACTTCTTCCAACTGCTCTTTGGGGGCTCCATGCGCA GTGGGGCCAGTGGACCACGGTACATCAGCAGAGACTGGAGGGGGGTGCCAAGCCACCTGGATGCTGCCATGGCCGGCAGGATCTACGTCTCCTCGAGGGCTAGCAGCTGGGCTCGAAGGAGGAAATCCCGCCGACACCGCAAGAGGTACAAGAGCCGGCGGCCGGCAGCTCACACCGTCTGGGACTGGCTGCAGGATGAGTCCGACTCCTTGGACATGGACCTTGACTGGCTGCCAGGGGGCTCCCGGTGCCAGCCCATCCAGAGCGTCTACTTCTTCGTGGCAG